A window of bacterium genomic DNA:
CTATCCGAAAACCGAGTTCCTTAAGATTCTCTGAAAGTTTTACTGCCGGGAAGTCACCCATCCTGCCAGCAGGGAAATTGGTCAAACCAATATGAATTAATCCATTTAAGAAAGTTCCGGGAGTAATAATTACTGCTTGTGCATAAAACTTCTCACCAATGCCTGTTTTTATTCCTACCACTCTTTTTTTCTCCACCAGAATTTCTTCAACCAGGGCTTGTTTCAATTCCAGATTTTCCTGTCTCTCTAAGACTTTTTTCATCTTCAACCGATAGGCTTGCCTATCCACCTGTGCTCGTGAACTACGGACAGCTGCACCTTTGGTCATGTTCAATCGTCGAAACTGAATAGCTGTGGCATCCGTATTCTTACCCATCTCCCCGCCCAAAGCATCTATCTCTTTAACCAACTGGCCCTTAGCTAAACCACCAACTGCTGGGTTACAAGACATAAAGGCAATAGTATCCAGATTCATAGTCAAAAGTAGAGTCCTACAACCAAGCCCGGATGCTGCAAGAGCTGCTTCACAGCCAGCATGGCCACCACCCACTACAATAACCTGATATTTTTTCCCCTGTAATTTTATCTTAGACATAAACTATCTGCTCCTGGATTTGGCAAAAAACCTAAATCGACTTAGGTTGCATTTTCTCATATTTTCGGTAGCCGCAACCTTTAGGTTGCGTTTATGCTATTCTTAAATACTCCGATAAATCGGAACTACTCTAGGCGCAGACTGAAGTCTGCTACTCCTTAACGCAGGCTAAAGCCTGCGACTACCCGACACGGCAATATCCATGTTGAAACCCGCCGTTACCATTTACAAATATTTGCGAGTGCAATTTGAATTCACGTTAGAAAAAAATGTCTTCTGCCCCAATCATCAGAGCAAAAGACATCAACGTCATATATTGACACTCTCCACGACTAAACTCGGGAGATTCTTAAGTGGTTGACGCCCTCTGTCCGTTTCCGTTTCGGGCAACCCTTAAGTTCGGGGCGGTGTCAGGCAGCCCTTCCCGAGAAGGATATACAATCCCGGGCAGCGATGTTGTTACCACATCGCCAGGTTGTCGGTTGGCTATGTTTATTGCACCGATTCTGTCAGCGTGTGAGGTATACTCACAGGCTCGGCAGCGGAACCACGCTCCACTGCGGTTTAAATGACTTATGTTATGACATCTCGGGCATTCTTGAGAAGTATAAGCAGGATCAATAATATCAACAGTTATTCCTATTTCTTTTGCTTTATACTCTATAAATTGTTTAAGTTGGTTAAATGGCCAGTTGTGTAGTGTATTCCCCAGCCGTTGTCTTTGTTTATGGTTTGTTTTAGCCGTAGTTCTTATGTTTTTCAGATTCTCAAGCTGGATTATTCCTGCTTTTACTTTAAGAGCAAAGTTAATTATTCGGCGAGATAATTTATGGTTAAAATCTTTCATCCAACGCCGTTCCTTGGTTCTTGATTTACGAATGCAATCAAGTTTCTTGGCTTTACCAAGTGATTTTCTTCGTGAGGCATACCTGGTTCTATGAAACCTGATTTCTTTGCCAGAGTAGAATTTGGTTTTACCTTGTTCTTTGTCATAACAAACGGCAATATTGTTTAACCCAAGATCAACTCCGACTATATTATCTCCGGTGGTTTGTTCGGATTCGGAGAAATTAAGAGTGGCTACAAAATACCATTTGTTTTTTCGTTCTAAAAGTTGACCGTTCCCAATCTTAATTTGTGCCGTAGATAATCTATCAAGGGTATCCTTTTGCCTGTCGGATAAGGCTAACTCAAAATATGGTTTTGAGCCGTTGATAGGAAAACCTATAGAATATTTACAACCATCTTTTCTGACAGACCAATTTTGGTTATTAAATCCAATAGCAACGGTATTCTTAAAATGGGGAATGGAAGTTTTAATATGTTGTTTCCGTTGTTTACAAAAAGTTATCCAACGGGAACGAATAAGTCTTACCGCCTCGTTGAGAACTGACGACGGGATAATAGTTTTTTTCTTAAGATAACTGTAAAGTTGAGAATGACTGGTTTTGTTCGGCCACTGATTGGAAAGATATTCTATTCCCAAGTTCAAGGTTTTAGAATGTTCTTGTCGCAGTAGTTTAAATTTTAATATGTCAGGTTCTTTAATTTTCAACAAAATAGTTTTAGTTATCATGATTTACTCTGTGCTTCAATATATTTTTGGATTGTTTGGCTTGATACGTTGCCGGCTGTAGAGACAAAATACAAGTGCGTCCAGAGAGTAGGAAGTTTTAATAGTTCAGGGAATTCTCTACGTAGGTAGTGAGAACTTTTACCTTTAAATGCTTTAACCAACTTATGAACAGCGATAGTAGGATAGGCAGAGACGAAGTTATGAACATGATCGGGCTGTATGCTGAGATTAAGGATTTCAACACCTTTTTCTTTAGCAACTTCTTTAATAATTTGCTCAAGGCGTTTCTTAACTCTGCCAACAAGAACAGGTTTCCTTCTTTTTGGGCACCATATCAGGTGGTAGTTAATGAGATAAACCTGGTTACGAGAATGTTTGTATTCCATATTTGTATATAGTATGGCATATATCAACAAATTCGTCAAGAAAAAAATGCAAAGAAAATGGAAAGAAAACAAAAGGAAGCAATTCATCACCACGGCTAAAGCCGGGTGCTTTCTCGCTTAGGAGGCTGTAAAACAGGCAATCTGCTTTTTATTATTTTTTTATCTCCCTGGCCAAAATTATAGCCTCAGCGATTTCCCGCATGGGCTTGCGGCTATTCATGCTCTGCTTCTGTATTTTTCGGAAAGCCTCTCGCCCAGATATCGCCAGCTCTTCCATCAATATATCCTTTGCCCTCTCTACGAGTTTGCGGGTTTCCAACTCTTCCTGAATAACTTTAGACTTCACCATAAGTTCCGTATTCTCAATAGCAATGGCAGCCTGATTGGCTACTGTAGTAAGCACATCCATTTCCGATTTGGTAAATCGGTGAGGCGAAGAAGTGTAGCAATTAATAACTCCAATCACCTTCCCCCTCACGCTAAGAGGGACACTTAACAGTGAACATAACTTTTCTTTTTTGGCTATCTTCACACTTATATAGCGAGGGTCCTTCTTTACATCCAGAACACTAATGGGTCTATTATCCTGAGCAACCCTTCCTGCGATACCCTCTCCTAATTTCACATTCGGTTTCCTGTTATACTCCTCACTGATCGACTGAGTCGCTCGCACAATTAGTTCCTTCCTATCTTCATCCAGTAACATTAAGGAACATATTTTAGACCCCATCACCTCAGCAGTTACAGTTACAATCAATTTCAAAATATTATCCAGATAAATTTCAGAAGAGATTGCCTTGCTTATCCTGGAGAGTGCTTTTAACCGTTTGTTGTAGGACTTATCTTTACTTTCCGATTTTTCGGTTTTCTTTTTCATCTTACTCTTTTTCCCTTAAAGCCTTTCTCAAGATATCCAGTGCGTTTATCGCTGTGCTTTCTTTTATTTCTCTTCTTTTTCCTCCAAAGCGAAACTCCTTACATATCTCCACGCCCATCTCAGGCCACGCCAGAGCTACGTAGACCAAGCCTACCGGTTTCTTAGCAGTTCCTCCGGTAGGTCCGGCAATTCCAGTGGTAGCCAAACCTATATCCGTTCCGCTGATTCTCTGTACTCCACGGGCCATTTCCAAGGCGCTCTCCCGGGAAACCGCACCAAATTCGTTTAGAGTCTCTTCTTTAACTTGCAAAACTCTAACTTTCGCTTCGTTACTGTAGGCCACAACTCCTTCTTTAAAATATACCGAACTGCCGGCAAAATCAGTAATTCTATCACCAATCAATCCCCCCGTACAAGATTCAGCCACTGCCAGGGTCAATCTCTTACTAAGCAGTAACTTACCCACCACGCTTTCTAAAGTATCTTCATCTTCTCCGTAAATATAGTCTCCCAGACAATCGTAAATTTCTTGCCTTGCCTTGTGCAGCATTTCATCAACAAGTAACTCGTTCTCGCCTTCACCTGAAATCTCCACATCTATCCTTGCCAGATGGGCTAATATAGAAAACCTCAAAATTCCACCTTCCATCCTCCGCTCAATTTCCACCACTTCCTTAATCTTCTCATAAACGGCAGACTCCGTCAACCCGGAAATATGGAGAACGCATTTCTTTAATATTTTTCGCTCATACCTCTCCTTGAGATACGGCAATACAACCTCCTCTACCATAGGTTTCATCTCCCGAGGAGGTCCGGGTAACATAATTATAACACTCGCTTTTTGAACTTTTGATTTCGAACCGGCCTTAGTTTTTCTTTCCACGACTATTCCGGGAGCAGTGCCCACCTTATTGGGAATGACTTTAGCACCTTCGATGATATAAGCCTGCTTTTCGTTATCTTTGGGCATTTCCAGATCCCTCTTTGCAAAATGGGCAGCAATCTGGTGCATCACTTCCCGGTCGAAGACCAGTTTTTTCTTTAACACCTTAGCCATAACCTCCCGGGTTAAATCATCAAATGTTGGACCCAACCCACCAGTGGTGATTATAATATCAGACCTGTTTAAAGCCTCCTGAAGGACGCTTTCAATCTTTTCTCGACTATCACCAACCGTAGTTTCCCTATCTATGGCCAATCCGATGCTGTCAAGCTTCTCGCCCAAATAAGCATTATCAGTATTAATCTTCCCCTTCAACAGCTCCGTACCAACGGAGACCAACTCCACTTTCATTTCAACCTCTCAATACCCTGAAAACGAAGGGATAGTTACAGGAGCTTTAATTCCATCAGGTTTTCTGTAGTGTAGCCCTTTATGGGCGTAATTTTACGGGCATAAAGCCCTACACTACCGAGCGACTCCGATAACTATCCCTTCATCCTCCCTTATTCCATCATCACCTTGCCTGTTTCCACATCAATAATTCTTATCTCCACCTCACCATCCGTCTCTTCAATTAACCCTACTGTGGGATTCTCCTTGGGCAAAGAGGGACTGCCTGGATTTAAAAATACTACGTCTCCCTCTCTGGCTAATTTCGGCCGGTGGGTATGACCAGAGATAAAAATATTGGCGCGCCATCTCTTGGCAAGGTTAACTTTTCCCTCATCACTCAATTTATCCCCGTGGTTCACTATAATCCTGAGGGAACCTATCTGAACTAAAGCAAACGGGCTCTGCACGGGAAAATTGACCACAGAATCATCGACATCTGAATCACAGTTTCCCCGCACCGCCACCAGGGGAATTTCTATCCCATTCATCTCCTCGACTAATTCCCCGGGAGCAAAACCCTCAGGCATGGGATTCCT
This region includes:
- a CDS encoding transposase, with the translated sequence MITKTILLKIKEPDILKFKLLRQEHSKTLNLGIEYLSNQWPNKTSHSQLYSYLKKKTIIPSSVLNEAVRLIRSRWITFCKQRKQHIKTSIPHFKNTVAIGFNNQNWSVRKDGCKYSIGFPINGSKPYFELALSDRQKDTLDRLSTAQIKIGNGQLLERKNKWYFVATLNFSESEQTTGDNIVGVDLGLNNIAVCYDKEQGKTKFYSGKEIRFHRTRYASRRKSLGKAKKLDCIRKSRTKERRWMKDFNHKLSRRIINFALKVKAGIIQLENLKNIRTTAKTNHKQRQRLGNTLHNWPFNQLKQFIEYKAKEIGITVDIIDPAYTSQECPRCHNISHLNRSGAWFRCRACEYTSHADRIGAINIANRQPGDVVTTSLPGIVYPSREGLPDTAPNLRVARNGNGQRASTT
- the tnpA gene encoding IS200/IS605 family transposase, whose product is MEYKHSRNQVYLINYHLIWCPKRRKPVLVGRVKKRLEQIIKEVAKEKGVEILNLSIQPDHVHNFVSAYPTIAVHKLVKAFKGKSSHYLRREFPELLKLPTLWTHLYFVSTAGNVSSQTIQKYIEAQSKS
- a CDS encoding GAF and ANTAR domain-containing protein; this encodes MKKKTEKSESKDKSYNKRLKALSRISKAISSEIYLDNILKLIVTVTAEVMGSKICSLMLLDEDRKELIVRATQSISEEYNRKPNVKLGEGIAGRVAQDNRPISVLDVKKDPRYISVKIAKKEKLCSLLSVPLSVRGKVIGVINCYTSSPHRFTKSEMDVLTTVANQAAIAIENTELMVKSKVIQEELETRKLVERAKDILMEELAISGREAFRKIQKQSMNSRKPMREIAEAIILAREIKK
- a CDS encoding competence/damage-inducible protein A, which encodes MKVELVSVGTELLKGKINTDNAYLGEKLDSIGLAIDRETTVGDSREKIESVLQEALNRSDIIITTGGLGPTFDDLTREVMAKVLKKKLVFDREVMHQIAAHFAKRDLEMPKDNEKQAYIIEGAKVIPNKVGTAPGIVVERKTKAGSKSKVQKASVIIMLPGPPREMKPMVEEVVLPYLKERYERKILKKCVLHISGLTESAVYEKIKEVVEIERRMEGGILRFSILAHLARIDVEISGEGENELLVDEMLHKARQEIYDCLGDYIYGEDEDTLESVVGKLLLSKRLTLAVAESCTGGLIGDRITDFAGSSVYFKEGVVAYSNEAKVRVLQVKEETLNEFGAVSRESALEMARGVQRISGTDIGLATTGIAGPTGGTAKKPVGLVYVALAWPEMGVEICKEFRFGGKRREIKESTAINALDILRKALREKE
- the yfcE gene encoding phosphodiesterase, with amino-acid sequence MKIGVIADTHGDLVGWQKVMEEIFPDVDMIIHAGDLFNYGPRNPMPEGFAPGELVEEMNGIEIPLVAVRGNCDSDVDDSVVNFPVQSPFALVQIGSLRIIVNHGDKLSDEGKVNLAKRWRANIFISGHTHRPKLAREGDVVFLNPGSPSLPKENPTVGLIEETDGEVEIRIIDVETGKVMME